CTGCTTTTCAGGAAGAACCGGTTGACATTGaactgcttctttttttctagCTTTGACATTTAGAATTTCAACCTTTGGGGAAATTACTAGAAAAAATTACCGTTTGAAAGAAActgtgatttgttgtttttcctattTTGTTGGAActttaacaaatgtttttgtttagagaTAATGAATTTACCCCATTATTATTTTCTAATattatcatttttaatattctgGTTCCCActatttaaatgtaattgtCTTTGAAAGCATAACTCAACACAGAGTATGCACAGTATCCCTTGTAATGGTTGTCGGACATTATGGCCCAATGACGGGGCTTCCTCTCCCCGTCTGCCCACAAACTGATGCCTGACGAGCCACAAGAACATGGCTGCAACAGCCGTTCAATACGCTGTGTACAAATTGGAGGCAGCAATAACTCAATTGCTGCGGCTAATTCACTCACAGCCGGGGCACGGGTCCAGAAAAGTTGGATAATGCAGTGAAGGCCTGCAGGGATTTGTTGCCCCACAGCCATTTCATTCAATATAGGCCAGGCTTCAGTGGGTATTACTCACTTGCTAAACAAGTCCTGAAGACAGCTAGCCATGCTTTTATAGCCAGCGCCTTCACTTTGACGCAGAAACTTTGGAGCCACGTTAGGTTAATAAATCAGCCGCAGTAAGTAACTCAGTGGAGGAGGCATATTTTTTGGACGCGTCAGCTGTGAACGTATGGGTCCACGGGCTGCTATTTACTCAGGTGAGCGCTGCGGATCTCGCGCTGAAGGGGATTTGTTTTCCGAAGAGCTAAACAACAGCCCATCCGACGCAGTCAAATGAGAactttcaataaataaataacgtcTGGCTCGTGTCAGCGCGCTGTACAGTTTCAGgacatttttaattcaaatcttCCAAAGCCTTTTCCCCCGTTTAGATGTCGCGTGTTTATTTAGGATCAAACGATAATGAGCGGCGACGACGACGGCTTCAGATAAAAGCGTGATCACGCGGAGGATGTTTTGCACTGGTCTAATTTGTAAATGATGTGGTGACACGCCGTGGTCTAGGTGCTGATATCCCCCAGTTAAACACCATCAGTCAGGATGAGTGATGGAACGCTGGATGTTATGCTGCTCCTGGGAGGCACCAGTAAATCACCAGCAATGACCCTCGTTGGACTGGTGGTCCAGTCGAGGCGGCCGCTGGAATGCCGGTGCCCCTAAAAGACCAACTGCTCATCCTAATGGGATTATAATGAGGAAATGAGGAAGCGCTAGTCTGTCTTCAGTTACCGCAGCAGAGAGTCGCATGGGAGGAAGCTCGTCCCGTCTCCGCCCGCGCTTTCCCACCGAGAGacatattttacatatttaaatgatttttattATAGTGCAGGAAATAAAAAGTTAGGCTTCCATTTCCTTGTGCTTTGATGCCTTTACTGCACCTTGCTGTCCAGTGTTGGCTTGTGAACATGTTTGCAGGTCCTAAGTGCTCCCAACAGGCCGGAGGAGGAGAACGCGTCCCGCTCTCGATCCTGACGCTGGGGTTCAAAGAGAGCgagacctgctgctggagccacgGACGCCGTTTAACCCTTTCTGTTCCCGGATCTGTGTCGTTTTATGCTTTGAGTAACCTGAATGTgtcacgtactgtacagtgcgTTGCTGTAGCCGACGAGCGCATCCGCGCGGCTtcgtcctgtgtgtgtgtgtgtgtgtgtgtgtgtgtgtgtgtgtgtgtgtgtgtgtgtgtgtgtgtgtgtgtgtgtgtgtgtgtgtgtgtgtgtgtgtgtgtgtgtgtgtgtgtgtgtgtgtgtgtgtgtgagggcgtgTAAATCCATAACCGTGCAtctcacttcctgtgtttttctcctcataACACTTGTCCACTCTTTCCCAGATGTCTCCCCGGATACTTTGGCCCTCGATGCTTACAGACCGAGCCGCAGCGGTTGTCCATGCCCAATCCAAGTATGTTCACTTGATATGAGCAGCTgagaacagagacacagttGTCACTGGATTACCTCTGTGGACtccagctgcccccccccacccccccaccccctgctcCACTCTCCCaagtttcttcctctttctcctcctctttttccctCTCAGGTCAACACGCAATGAGCTGCGCACTCCACCATGCACACAATGGTGCCATCCATGGGAACACTCTGCTTCTGCTGTTTGTAGTTGTGCTGTTGTTCTAATtctgtttctctgcctctccccccccccccccccctccccccttcctcaAATTCTTCTACAAACACTCTCCTTTTTCACTCCAcccttgctctctctccctctctctctctctctctctctccctccttctctctgactCATTCTCCTTCTCACTCATCCACcacccttctcctccctctcttcctgtgGCTTTGTTTCTTTCCATCAGGTGTCCGAATGACTTTACTGGTGATCGCTGTCAAACCTACGTTATGGCCAGTTTCTACCGTATGTCAATTTCCTCTTCTGTCACTCTGTCAGACTGTCCTTGTGTGATGCGTGCATGCTGGGTGTAGAGCGACTGCAGTGATGTCCTGTAGTTACCTAATAGTTTTGTCTTAGCCTCCTCTGATGACTCATTTACAATCTGGCATGTTTTGGTGGAGTCTGTTATTCTGCTTGGCCTGCATGCGATACAATGCGTCCTTCAGCTCTCGGCATAACGCACATTAGGTTAAGCAGTAAGTTTAAAAATGTAACAACAACAAGGCCAATGGATAAAGTCCCGCTAACACAGTTGATTTATGCATGACCAGCTGCATGCACAAATACCAAAACCCAACCTTTGGTTCGCTGGCTAACAATGCTTGTTTGTGCAATGGGCTGAAAACCGGAGCTTGTATGATCTTATTAGAGCAGATCCATGGATGGAAAGCCAGGCTGAACCCTTTGCATTTACTAACACACACTAATCCACTCGGGTAGATTACACTGTAACTTTGCAGCACAATGAGCTGAAGGTTCATCTGATTTTTAGAATATATTTATCATACCTGCAAAATAAATGTAtgcattaatattcagtgtCTTATGACAAAAACGTTCCAAGGTCCAATTCCTTTTAAATTCAGTGTTCTCGCATGTGTTACACCTGTTTAAACTAGAACACACAGTACGTGCACATACAAGCAGGATCCATAACTTGCAGTACAGTAAGAACATGCTAACCTGTTAAACAGGGCAAAGCATTTGACATTCACATCCATCAACAGCGACCTCACACGAAAACCTGTACTGTACTAGCGACCGCGAGCCCGCACGCGTCACAGGTGCCGGAAGGACTCGCCGCCAGAGTTAACCGGAACATTGGTCAGATTGCGTGTGTTGCAAGCACACGTTTCTTCAGGAGTAGCAACAAAATGGTGCTCCGGAGCAGATGTCCTCACAGAGTTCACACGCTGTGCCAGATTGCCGTGTGGAGCAGCTTTGTTAGCCCGGGGTAAGACTTGTCAACCCCGCACCAATCCACACGGCAACATCAGCAAACACATCCATCAACTGCAGAATTACACCCAGATTAGATGAAGGTTTGTGGAGAGCTGCGGCTTGATGGATCTTGCCCTGAAGGTCTTGTGCTTTGAAACCCATCTACGTGGTCTTAAACTGCTTCTTTACATTATCAACTTGTTACTTGCAGGCTTCATTGTTTAGACCACAGTATTACAGGACCCGCTCTGATTACTGCTCAGGTATCATCAAACATAAACAACTTACTGTAGGTCTCATCTATGTTGGACTTTGTTCTCTGCGGAAAGTATATCCTGTATAATGATATAGAATTAAATATGAAGTCTATAATTTATCTCCGATAACAACTGAGAGCCTCTTGGTATTGTAGCGTATGTGttagctcagtgtatttaaaagcACATGTGGTTACAATTCCTGTTTAACTTGAGGAATAAGTGGCCGCGTCTGCTTTTGGCCGGCGCTATCTTATCCTGTAGACTTCTACAGCTCTCATACTGTTTGTTATACGCTGGCTCGGAGTTCAAGACCAAAACCCCCTTCTTAACTACGAGTAATTTCATCTCGCATTAGCTCGTAACGCAGCCCGCTTGAAATTGCCTGTTGTTTTGGCAGGGCCAAAGTGTGGGAGCACTCGGGCCTACACTTGCTCACTGTCTCTGCACTCTGTTTAGCTTCAGCGCAGCTGTGCAACTGCATCACAGGCAGCATTTATTTCCACTTCTCATCCAAACACACGGACACAGACCCAGCTTTGATTACTCGGTTTACATGTTTAATTCAGTGACCTGATTATTTACCGGCTTAACAGATGCCAGGTTTTAAAGATCATGATGAAAACGCTGGGATTTGTTGAAAACAATCCGCATTTTTACTCGCACGCTAACGATAAAAGTGCTCTGCGTCCTGTCACGAGACAGAGGAACATGTAGACTTACAATATACTGCACGCGCTCAGAACATGATTTATAACCCATGGTTTTTATCACTATGACCTTTAACCTGTTATTGCTTCCAATAAGCAGATCAGGTTCATGAAAAGCACATGATGATAAATGTAGAGGGTGAGCTGCACTCGTCATACACACCAGTCACAGagcatattttacattttccgTTATCTATATACCAGAATAAATCATTCCTTTTTCtcaaacagcagacacacacatacacgcactcCTTAGCTAAAGACCCACCTCCTGGATGGGGCGCCTCCCATCCCCATGAGATACGGCAGAGAAGGAGGATGGCTTCAGCTCAGCCATAAGGCCTTGGCTTAACAAGAGCATGTTGTCATAAGAACAGCTGGGAGTTGCTTCAACCCAAGTAAAGCAAGCGAGCTGCCAGAGATACGGGCTCAGCTGGTTGGTGCATCCTCCCTATGGCCTCGCTCTGCCATATAGTATGAAGTCCAACTATAATTCACTCTGTTTCAGTGCGATGGGCCAGATGCAGTAGAGATGCAATCATTTAACCGGCTCGTAACAGACAGTGTAGGGTTTTTAGGGAGACGTAAGCTAAAGGTAAAGTCAGCACATGACTTACAGTATCTCCCCCCACTGTGAACCTAATACGTCTGATTCCCATTAGGATGTTTCATTCGCTTATGTAACAAACAGGTGCTCTCTGGGTGGAGACGCACAGCAGCTAGTGAAGCATCCAGAGCCATAAAATAGAtcattcataaaaataaaacacaagaacGCCCCAGTCGTGCGgttctgtagctgtgtgtgttgcatgctCTGACTGCGCCGCTCTCACAATTACTGTACTGACAAGTGTTTCCGTCTCAATTGCTGTAATGCTTATTTGTATTTGCAGCGGTTAGAACGTGTCACTCTCTTAATCTGGTCTTTTGTTtcttgtcccccccccccacctccctccttcttgCAACTGTCAACCCTCTGCAATGGCAGAGCATCTTGGGATTGAATTTATGGGTATGGAACAAAGTTTTGATTCACATGCTCCCATTCCCTCTGTGGTGTGAACTGTAAATCACGTTGTCCATCAATTAACCAATGGCTCGATGGGTCGTACCATAACTCAATGACAAACCCGTCGGTCAGTGCACAGTAATTGACTTACCATCAAACATTAACATGGATGCAGTCACCTGTACCTTTGACAGTGTGACAGTAAAGCAGAGCAATTAACTGAGTTTAACTGAGCAtattttttcccccattttggactgattttagtttttctttccGTAACAAGCACGATGTATCATGTAGATGCCAGATGTCTTTCCTCAGTCTTCATCTCTAACTAGCCGGCCCTCTTAGCTTCATGACTCCATTgtccctctctccctttgtcATGCCATCCCTTTCTTTGTATCCATGTGTGATCCTGTCCGTGTCCCTTGCATCACGCCGTCGTTAGCGTAGCTGAAACGAAGCTGTGATTCCTCTGTGTTCCTGTTTAAAGGATCTTTTAAGGATGCTGTAATGGGAGCATGCTAAGCTAGATTTAGAAACACAGGCCTGTTTTCGTCCTCTCGCTTCCTTCCATCTCCATCTGCTGTAATCTCTTGTTTGCTTCTGTCTTTTCCAGAAAAGTGCTGTGATGGTTGAGCGTATAAAGAAATTTAGTACCAAGACATAGTGTGGTGTCATACCTCCACCAGTATAATTCCCTGTGTTGATAATTCATCAGCAGCATATGAGTGCCATCTTACCCAGTTCGCTACTATAAATAAACGGATCCCAGTGATTTATATGTGGTGACACAAATTGGCAAGTGGAGGTAAAATGGCTGAGGGTGAATGCGAGCAGGAAACCTCTGACGGACGGAGTTGTACAAATTCAATTTGCGTCATTACATTATTCATCAGGCACCACGCTACCTCTTTGCTCCGTCACTTCCCTTGGGGAAACAGAATCTAGCTCAACATTACACGCACGCGCTTCTCTGGAAAAGCAACAACATTGCTCCAATTTCATCTTTAACAATGTTTGATTTAGAGGTTTCTTAAATGATTATGTGTTAAGATCAATATGTTTCCTAAATACCTGAGCAGATGAAGACTTGTGCAGCAGTACAGTTAAAGTGCAGCAGTAACTTTACCTGTACCCCCTCACCTACAGGCTGGGCTCATTATAGTCTTATGTATAATTTGAAAGTGCTTCGTGAACACGTTTGCTCAAATCAACCCTCCGCTGACCCCCTGCCCCCGCCCACGCTGCCTTACTGCAGCCCGGGAGCAAGCTCCTCTGTTGCATTTGAGATTCTATGAGGACTGTGGAGTGAGTTGTCAGCGAAGCTTCGTGCTGCTCAGGATTTAGCGAGCGACAAGGAAAAGAATGTAAATGTGCAGAGGAGAAGTGAGAACCTGCACCTTTGAGAGACTGATTTTCTTTTCCCTCTTATCTCTCtggctctgtgtgcgtgtgcgtttgtgtgtgcgtgtgtgttgacagaggcagaggaactCTACCAGAAGAGAGTCCTGACAATCACGGGTATTTGTGTGGCTCTGCTGGTGGTGGGCATCGTGTGTGTGGTTGCCTATTGTAAAACCAAGTAAGTGAAATGACTTTTGCACCTTTCGCGCCTCGTGTCATTTTTCACGGCACCGTAAGCACAGATAAGCGAGTGAACACTGGGTCCTGctcaacaggaaacaaagaaagaagatGCACAATCATCTGCGACAGAACATGTGTCCAGAACATCCCAATCGTAACCTTGCTAATGGACCCAATCACCCAGGACCAGGCCCAGAGGAAATCCCTATGGTAGATGTAAGTATACGCACGCAGATGTGCACCAAATGGTTTTATGCTTGGTTATAtaacctttttttcccccatatTTCTTCATCTGCCGACGTTTTATTTGTTCTTTGGACACAGTACATATCAAAGAATGTCCCCCCAACTGAACGAGTCATACGGCCGGCGACAGAGGGATCTTTTCCTGCCAGCCATGCCTCTTCCAGATCTCACAACTCTTCCACACGAGCCCATTCGTCAACTCACAGGTAAGCGTTGACGAATCTCAGCTGGTTAAATCACAGCCTCTGGAAAGTGTCAAATCGATTGCCAAGCTTCTTTTTTTAGGGGAAGCGTGTGATGTATGCCTGTTAACAaccttttttcatatttttttttattgtcagacATGAGGAGCGGACATGGAGCCTGGAACACTCTGAAAGTGTCCTCTCCGACTCGCCGGGCATGATGTCATCATCTGTGGGGACCAGTAAATGCAGCAGTCCCGCGTGCATGGAGGCGCGGGCGCGGCGCGCCGCTCACTGTGGCTACTCCGAGCCCCGGCGGCCAGGCCTGCAGTACGGAGACTCCTTCGACTCGCTGGGGGACTCGCCGCACAGCGACAGGTGGGGGGCGCGGGCCGGCGCGGCTCATTCGGCATTGGGTTTGTTGTGGACATTTTGAGaagtctcctctctctgctggttCTCTCTCAGCCTCGAGAGGCCAGTCAGGGCACTCTGAGAGACTCAGTGGAAAGTGACACACAGCAGGCATGGTGATGAAATACACTCAGGTAGGCAAGCGTGAGAAACAGTGCTTATTTAAATAGGAGGTGTTTGCATACGGCTGCTGTACGTTCCCCCTCTGGCCACCGGGGCTGGTTCCAGGGTTGGCGCATCTCTGGCCTTGGTTGGCCTAGTGAGGTAGTCTCGTATGTAGTCTTGTGGGGGCTCTGATGCCTAAAAACGATTTTAGGCATTCACGCAACGCTTAAAAGCATTCAGTCCCATAAGCCCAACCCCACGCTGGCCCGAGCTGCACTGTACGTAACTGTGACTGAATGCAGCGTTCCCCTTAACGGAACACCTAAAGCGAACAAAGGCCTGAATCAGAACTTCTCTTTGATCATCGTGAAAAAGCGTCCCTAGGAGCAGGtagttttcatttcaaatgatGTGCAGAGCCTTTGAGTGTTTCTGGTGACGGCGCAGATGTTCTGGTTTGAAGAACTCTAATGAGGATGGGATCCCACTCTTGCCTTCTTGAGTAAGTCCAGCGCAGGTTCTCCTTCAGCTGATATATTATTAACTCTTGCGCAAGGTCGTCTTAGAGGAGTGATCACGTACAGTGAGTGCCGGGCTCCATGTGGGAAGGTCCCAGGTAAGAAGAGAAGCGGTCactgggtcagagtggagaaaattagtcctccagctgtttttttGCTTCAACGCACTTTCACTTTGGAGTTGCAGCATTTTCTCTGCAGCTTAATCTCAAATGCGATCTAAATCACGCGATCTTGGAAAGGGGCTTGAGCCGAGCGCTAGAAGTGATGCTGGGTTGGCAGTGGCTCTGTGATTAAATAACATCTGAGCAAAATGACCAGTGTCTAATGCATAACCAGGCAAGACGCGTCTTGTCGTCTTAAGATGAAAACAAGTCCAGGACTCAGCGAGCACGTGTGCATGAGCGGGGCCTTGGCCGTTAGCTGTTCTGCGGAGGCAGATTGCATAACAACGTCCCATCAGAGTCATCCCAGGTAACGAATGGCTCCTCCGTTGGGCCGGCAGCTTCGGCGTGAGCTGATTCAGCAGAGCTGTGTGAAAAGCGTTGTGGGTTCCTGAAGACAATAACAGTCAGTGGTTTCCTAGCGTACATGTAAATAAAGCGGTTCTCACGTTAGCTGTGAGTGCGAGTTCAGCTGCTGTACCTGAATGGATGGCAGAGTCTGCCGTTTGGTAGCTAGCTAAAGAGCGGCTAGCTAGCAGTTAGAAGCTAACTGCTGCTTCCTCGGCCGGGCCTCGGTTTGAACTGTCCCAGAAGCCTTGGCCATCGTCCTATTGAACACGATGCCTGTTAAAGCCTCCCATTGATTTGTCGACGCTCTCTGTTGTGGTTCTGGCTTCTTCCTACTGAGCTCTCTCCTCCCGTCTGCTTCTACCACAGATACGTGTCTGCCCTGACAACACCAGCCCGCCTCTCCCCAGTGGATTTCCATTACTCCTTGCCCCCACAGGTGCCTACCTTCCAGATCACATCTCCCAACGCCAGCCACGCCATGTCCCTCCCCCCCGCCGTCCACAACCCCTACCCCCCGGAGGACGACCAGCCTCTGCTGCGCCGCTACCAGGTGCCCCTCCACGACGCCCAGTGCCAGGAGCCTTACCGGCAGCAGCGCCGCACCTATCTCAACGACAGCAGAGGGAGCCTGCCCTCCAGCCCCTACCGGCTGGCCGAGGACGAGGACTATGAGACCACCCAGGAGTACCTCTCCTCTCGGGAGCAACCAAAGAGAAGCGGGTCCGGCGGAGCCGGCGGCAGGCGCTGGCGGAGGTCCAGACTGAACGGCCACGTGGCCCCGCGGGGGTACGAGGCATCCCGGGAGTACGGGTCACGGAGCTGCCTAACGGATAGCGAGTCggaggaggacggcgagagCACGCCCTTCCTCAGTATGCAGAACATGAACGCCGAGCCCTCCACCATCTACAGGCCAGCGGACAGTCGGACTTCTCACTCGTCGGGGCGGCACAGTGGGAACATGCACACGAGACTTACACACTCACACTCCAAACCGGACAATACACCCCATTAAAGAGTGAAAATGAACCAACGAAAATCAATATAGTATAGACATACATCTAtaagaaatatttttattttatataactGACATATATTCTaaacaaatgaaatatttattttcattttagcaAAAGTTGTCTACTAGTTAACAGCAAAGACTTTTTTATAGGGAAAACTCTATTTATATGTAAATTTTGATTTACAGCATAAAAAGATGTGCCAGTTTTTTCACGACGTAAAAATAGAGTAATATTGTGGTGCCTTTTGCTGTATGCCGATGCCAGAGGGCCAGTGGAGGTTTTTGTAGCCTTTCTTATATGGACGCCTCATTTTTTATACACATTTATGTTTGATTTTcctctctggtttcctgtttgACTTTCCTTTCCGAGTTGCATTCTATGAGGAGTCTCACGCGACTGGAACATAAGCCCTTTCCATGTCACGCAATATAAACCATTTCAACATAAAGCGTATGTTTACATTAATCTGATTCGCCTGTAGGGTCTGTGTTTCGGGATTTAATAGGACGCCTAATGAATATAATGTAAATCCTTTTTTGCCCTCTGACTGTCTACCAAGAAAACGAGTGGGTCAGcgactgtgtgtgagtgtgtttgtgtatgcgtCTTGCTTGCATGTATTTGTGATCGTTAGGTGAATTTCATAGTTGCTCGTGGTACCATCACACACGTGGGTCCGGCCCGAGTGCAGGTGGACACGTGAAGCTGCTGTAGGGTCGTATGTTATGCAGGTCATTGCTTGGTGTGTTTACAGCTATTCGGGCCACACCCCCCCAGTAACCCTTTTGTTTCCCAACAGGCTTTTTTACACCTTAGCCTGTTAGGagtctgacacacactgagccgCTTGGCACAGGTTGACCCTTTGCCATCGGAGGTGGTGGCAAAACTACTA
This Betta splendens chromosome 14, fBetSpl5.4, whole genome shotgun sequence DNA region includes the following protein-coding sequences:
- the nrg2a gene encoding neuregulin 2a isoform X3, coding for MRLDSVHLSMLVIGVSFACYSPSLNSLQDQAYKSAVVIEGKVQPTPVNVSAEPYRVNVKVLDVWPLNSGGLEREQLVTVGEFGSEAPCTKVKKNHKYIFFMDPTDEPLVFKASFAPLDTSGKNLKKDLGKILCVDCAGAPKLKPIKNPITVNEREKLVVKCEATGKSPLTYTWFKDGNELKRSKEVRIKNKKHSRVQINKAKLEDSGNYTCVVENSLGKGNSTGTVNVQSRHRVCLVGDAPSMGLPVRKLLSATLTTTITPDSGHTKRCNDTDKSYCVNGGECFFIEGVDQLSCKCPNDFTGDRCQTYVMASFYQAEELYQKRVLTITGICVALLVVGIVCVVAYCKTKKQRKKMHNHLRQNMCPEHPNRNLANGPNHPGPGPEEIPMVDYISKNVPPTERVIRPATEGSFPASHASSRSHNSSTRAHSSTHRHEERTWSLEHSESVLSDSPGMMSSSVGTSKCSSPACMEARARRAAHCGYSEPRRPGLQYGDSFDSLGDSPHSDRYVSALTTPARLSPVDFHYSLPPQVPTFQITSPNASHAMSLPPAVHNPYPPEDDQPLLRRYQVPLHDAQCQEPYRQQRRTYLNDSRGSLPSSPYRLAEDEDYETTQEYLSSREQPKRSGSGGAGGRRWRRSRLNGHVAPRGYEASREYGSRSCLTDSESEEDGESTPFLSMQNMNAEPSTIYRPADSRTSHSSGRHSGNMHTRLTHSHSKPDNTPH
- the nrg2a gene encoding neuregulin 2a isoform X6, which translates into the protein MRRFFIFFFIFIHAYFVNLAFSIEVDLRVSVDERFALVPEVSGAPKLKPIKNPITVNEREKLVVKCEATGKSPLTYTWFKDGNELKRSKEVRIKNKKHSRVQINKAKLEDSGNYTCVVENSLGKGNSTGTVNVQSRHRVCLVGDAPSMGLPVRKLLSATLTTTITPDSGHTKRCNDTDKSYCVNGGECFFIEGVDQLSCKCPNDFTGDRCQTYVMASFYQHLGIEFMEAEELYQKRVLTITGICVALLVVGIVCVVAYCKTKKQRKKMHNHLRQNMCPEHPNRNLANGPNHPGPGPEEIPMVDYISKNVPPTERVIRPATEGSFPASHASSRSHNSSTRAHSSTHRHEERTWSLEHSESVLSDSPGMMSSSVGTSKCSSPACMEARARRAAHCGYSEPRRPGLQYGDSFDSLGDSPHSDRYVSALTTPARLSPVDFHYSLPPQVPTFQITSPNASHAMSLPPAVHNPYPPEDDQPLLRRYQVPLHDAQCQEPYRQQRRTYLNDSRGSLPSSPYRLAEDEDYETTQEYLSSREQPKRSGSGGAGGRRWRRSRLNGHVAPRGYEASREYGSRSCLTDSESEEDGESTPFLSMQNMNAEPSTIYRPADSRTSHSSGRHSGNMHTRLTHSHSKPDNTPH